The following proteins come from a genomic window of Yinghuangia sp. ASG 101:
- a CDS encoding ABC transporter substrate-binding protein — translation MDPFGVPSDAVVYGNRLAAVYDLLVETSPGTGATVPRLAQSLVPSADFREWVVKLRPGVRFSDGTPFDAAAVKKTWDMHGRPEVRSVHAVAVQGLRTVVRDPLTLVATLDMPNANFDRMISRHLNFIGSPAALANLEAFRSRPVGAGPFVLTEWVKNDRQVLVRNPTYWQGPAPLDGLVYRVVPETEWHPDMIADGEANVSVINSARVAEHARRRGLGTSRVPVSGGQMLIFNTTRAPFDDPRVRRAVALALSTKAVNDVAFGGAGTPARGIFTTASPLTNINLIAPDNDPDEARRLFAELTAGGAKPVEATLLVPPVAETEAIAEYVATTLNAYPGVRITTQRTSVEELVDKVRVRQDYQMSFYQVWADDPDPLIYGFLHSASAGNVTRYSSREVDAALEAGRAASTVDARRTAYTRVQVQMNSDVPCWVYAESESVGLWGDNVRGARMFNDGVVDLFQLGLA, via the coding sequence ATGGACCCGTTCGGGGTGCCGTCCGACGCGGTGGTGTACGGAAATCGGTTGGCCGCTGTGTACGACCTTCTCGTCGAGACCAGCCCCGGCACCGGGGCGACGGTGCCGCGCCTCGCGCAGAGCCTGGTGCCCTCGGCGGACTTCCGGGAATGGGTCGTCAAGCTCCGGCCCGGCGTGCGTTTCAGTGACGGGACGCCGTTCGACGCCGCGGCTGTCAAAAAGACCTGGGACATGCACGGTCGGCCCGAGGTGCGGTCCGTCCACGCCGTCGCCGTCCAAGGACTGCGGACGGTGGTCAGGGACCCGCTGACCTTGGTCGCGACGCTGGACATGCCCAACGCGAACTTCGACCGCATGATCTCGCGCCATCTCAACTTCATCGGTTCGCCCGCGGCGCTGGCGAACCTGGAGGCGTTCCGGTCCAGGCCCGTCGGTGCCGGGCCGTTCGTCCTGACCGAGTGGGTCAAGAACGACCGGCAGGTCCTTGTCCGCAACCCCACGTACTGGCAGGGTCCCGCCCCGTTGGACGGGCTGGTGTACAGGGTCGTGCCCGAAACGGAGTGGCACCCCGACATGATCGCCGATGGGGAGGCCAACGTCTCCGTGATCAACTCGGCCCGCGTGGCGGAGCACGCCCGGAGACGAGGCCTCGGAACGTCACGGGTCCCGGTCTCCGGGGGGCAAATGCTGATCTTCAACACCACCCGCGCGCCGTTCGACGATCCGCGCGTACGGCGCGCGGTGGCGCTCGCCCTGAGTACCAAAGCCGTCAACGATGTGGCGTTCGGAGGGGCCGGCACGCCGGCCCGCGGCATCTTCACGACCGCTTCCCCACTGACCAACATCAACCTGATCGCTCCCGACAACGATCCCGACGAGGCACGGCGCCTGTTCGCGGAGCTGACGGCGGGCGGGGCGAAGCCCGTGGAGGCCACGCTGCTCGTGCCGCCGGTCGCCGAGACGGAAGCGATCGCCGAGTACGTCGCCACGACGCTCAACGCGTATCCCGGCGTGCGCATCACGACGCAGCGGACGTCGGTGGAGGAACTGGTCGACAAGGTCCGGGTGCGTCAGGACTACCAGATGTCCTTTTACCAGGTGTGGGCCGATGACCCGGATCCGTTGATCTACGGTTTCCTGCATTCGGCGAGTGCCGGAAACGTGACGCGCTATTCCAGCCGCGAGGTGGACGCCGCACTTGAGGCGGGGCGGGCGGCCAGCACGGTCGACGCACGGCGGACCGCGTACACGCGTGTTCAGGTGCAGATGAACAGCGATGTGCCGTGCTGGGTGTACGCGGAATCCGAGTCCGTGGGCCTGTGGGGGGACAACGTCCGCGGCGCCCGCATGTTCAACGACGGCGTGGTCGACCTGTTTCAGCTCGGCCTGGCATAG
- a CDS encoding SDR family NAD(P)-dependent oxidoreductase, protein MGRLEGKTALVTGAGSGIGRAITLRFAREGARVVAADVTGAQEEVAAEAGGVVHPYSCDVADEESVRGLIEFCRQRFGRLEVLANNAGISGGRARIHEMPMAEFDRVMAVNVRGSYVVLRHALPLLLLAEGGASVVNTASIGGFRATPESSPYIVSKGAQIMMTRVAALEYVKDGIRVNAVCPGTTKTAILDGSPPELLEMLSGRIPMGRLGTPEEIANLALFLASDEASYITGQCWIADGGRSAG, encoded by the coding sequence ATGGGGCGTCTTGAGGGCAAGACGGCGTTGGTGACCGGTGCCGGCTCGGGTATCGGCAGGGCGATCACGCTGCGCTTCGCGCGCGAGGGCGCGCGGGTGGTCGCGGCCGATGTGACCGGTGCCCAGGAGGAGGTGGCCGCGGAGGCGGGCGGTGTGGTGCACCCGTACTCCTGCGACGTCGCCGACGAGGAGTCCGTCCGCGGTCTCATCGAGTTCTGCCGCCAGCGATTCGGGCGGCTGGAGGTGCTGGCCAACAACGCCGGGATCAGCGGCGGCCGGGCGCGTATCCACGAGATGCCCATGGCGGAGTTCGATCGGGTCATGGCGGTCAACGTCCGCGGCTCGTACGTGGTGCTGAGGCACGCGCTGCCTCTCCTGCTGCTTGCCGAGGGCGGGGCGTCGGTGGTCAACACCGCGTCCATCGGAGGGTTCCGGGCGACGCCGGAGTCCTCGCCGTACATCGTTTCCAAGGGGGCGCAGATCATGATGACCCGCGTGGCCGCCCTGGAGTACGTCAAGGACGGGATCCGGGTCAACGCGGTGTGCCCCGGGACGACGAAGACGGCGATTCTCGACGGCAGTCCGCCGGAGTTGTTGGAAATGTTGTCCGGCCGCATCCCGATGGGCAGGCTCGGGACTCCCGAGGAGATCGCGAACCTCGCTCTGTTCCTGGCCTCGGACGAGGCGTCCTACATCACCGGCCAGTGCTGGATCGCGGACGGCGGACGCAGCGCGGGGTGA
- a CDS encoding NUDIX hydrolase: MRPLSPRLLGHFKGWDGRVAPTRDAATIVVLRERAGRLEVFLMRRQASMAFAGGMHVFPGGGVQESDFDETVPWAGTPAREWAERFRCDARLARALVVAAVRETFEETGVLLAGPDTATVVEDTRAPGFQEARTRLEAGDISFGALLRERGLVLRADLLGAWAHWITPEFEPRRYDTRFFVALLPKGQSERGLAGEADRALWLPADEAWRQADAGELHMMPPTRHTLRALRGMTADGVMREAADRSVTTIAPRLVLVDGVPGLDGPAEDQI, translated from the coding sequence ATGAGGCCGCTGTCCCCCCGTCTGCTCGGACACTTCAAGGGCTGGGACGGGAGGGTGGCGCCGACGCGCGACGCGGCCACGATTGTGGTGCTCCGTGAGCGTGCGGGGCGACTCGAAGTGTTCCTCATGCGGCGGCAGGCGTCGATGGCGTTCGCCGGAGGCATGCACGTCTTTCCGGGCGGCGGGGTGCAGGAGTCGGACTTCGACGAGACAGTCCCGTGGGCGGGAACACCGGCCCGGGAGTGGGCCGAACGCTTTCGCTGCGACGCGCGGCTGGCCCGTGCGCTCGTCGTGGCCGCCGTGAGGGAGACCTTCGAGGAGACCGGCGTCCTGCTCGCCGGGCCGGACACCGCGACGGTCGTCGAGGACACGCGGGCCCCGGGGTTCCAGGAGGCGCGAACCCGGCTTGAGGCGGGCGACATCTCCTTCGGGGCCCTGCTGCGCGAACGCGGGTTGGTGCTGCGGGCGGACCTGCTCGGAGCCTGGGCGCACTGGATCACCCCGGAGTTCGAACCGAGGAGGTATGACACCAGGTTCTTCGTCGCCCTCCTGCCGAAGGGCCAGAGCGAGCGCGGCCTCGCGGGGGAGGCGGACCGGGCGCTTTGGCTGCCCGCCGACGAAGCGTGGCGCCAAGCGGACGCGGGGGAGTTGCACATGATGCCGCCCACCCGGCACACGCTCCGGGCGCTTCGCGGCATGACGGCCGACGGGGTCATGCGAGAAGCCGCCGACCGGAGTGTCACAACGATCGCACCGAGGCTTGTCCTGGTGGACGGTGTTCCCGGCCTCGACGGTCCCGCCGAGGATCAGATTTGA
- a CDS encoding phosphotransferase family protein, with product MSASPSSDRPPRPRLDVDELRSRASTASGRDVHRPHELPGGASSLTFLAHWTENGDDPLVLKVAPPGVAPVRNRDVLRQARILRALAGTPAIPVPRVLFEDSGNPPESPPLFGMSFVPGESLEPHIDPDVVLPSAADITGRARDAAEALAALHRVTPSAVGLGDEPAGTLADEVDRWARLFATAPPELSEGADHVAERLAASVPAALPATLLHGDYRLGNTLCEAGSLRAVIDWEIWSVGDPRIDVAWFLLTADPSAHPSAVRKAPGMPGPDALLEAYRDAGGPGTTGLDWFRALVLYKLAAASALIAKNAARRGDPGGFGARAARQLPDMIARARAAIG from the coding sequence ATGTCCGCATCCCCCTCATCCGACCGCCCGCCGCGGCCTCGGCTGGACGTCGACGAGCTGCGCTCACGGGCGAGCACGGCATCGGGACGAGATGTGCACCGCCCGCACGAACTCCCGGGCGGCGCGTCCAGCCTCACGTTTCTGGCGCACTGGACCGAGAACGGCGATGATCCGCTGGTGCTGAAGGTGGCACCGCCCGGAGTCGCCCCGGTACGCAACCGGGACGTGCTGCGCCAAGCCCGGATCCTGCGCGCACTGGCCGGCACGCCGGCCATCCCGGTCCCGCGGGTCCTGTTCGAGGACTCCGGGAACCCGCCGGAGTCGCCCCCGCTGTTCGGCATGTCCTTCGTGCCCGGTGAATCCCTCGAACCACATATCGACCCCGACGTCGTCCTTCCTTCCGCCGCCGACATCACCGGCCGTGCACGCGACGCCGCCGAGGCCCTGGCCGCCCTGCACCGGGTGACGCCCTCCGCCGTCGGATTGGGCGACGAGCCGGCCGGCACCCTGGCGGACGAAGTCGACCGCTGGGCCCGGCTCTTCGCGACCGCGCCACCCGAGCTGAGCGAAGGCGCCGACCACGTGGCCGAACGCCTCGCCGCGTCCGTTCCGGCGGCGCTGCCCGCCACGCTGCTGCACGGCGACTACCGACTGGGCAACACCTTGTGCGAGGCGGGAAGCCTGCGCGCGGTGATCGACTGGGAGATCTGGTCCGTGGGGGACCCGCGCATCGACGTGGCCTGGTTCCTGCTCACCGCCGACCCGTCGGCCCACCCGTCCGCGGTCCGCAAGGCACCCGGCATGCCCGGACCCGACGCCCTGCTGGAGGCGTACCGCGACGCGGGCGGCCCCGGCACGACCGGTCTGGACTGGTTCCGTGCACTGGTGCTGTACAAACTGGCCGCCGCCTCGGCGCTCATCGCCAAGAACGCGGCACGCCGCGGCGACCCGGGCGGCTTCGGCGCACGAGCCGCCCGCCAACTCCCGGACATGATCGCGCGGGCCCGCGCCGCGATCGGCTGA
- a CDS encoding metalloregulator ArsR/SmtB family transcription factor, with protein sequence MDDAYRSVCDPAPALVALADPTRRALFEALAAAPATVGALAAGSCVSRSAVSQHLKVLLAAGLVAATRSGRFRTYRVRDDGLETLSGYFAMLRERSDGGPPGAAGTGIPWTPPRPAEPMRFAEAGAGTENGDRVDRAVSRWRGAAPEDDPAPSALAVRLLLIARYVNHSMDRLAADAGLVATDVVILGTLRRADPPRESSPAGLARRSLLSPPGMAKRLAHLESLGLVHRSRRGGSDRRGVVVRLTRAGDRLLGDIARRAAGEHHAVLALPEPDASHLAAFLRQLLHRIEAASGHGRPPAPDVVHGAVEQVR encoded by the coding sequence ATGGACGATGCGTACCGTTCCGTGTGCGATCCCGCGCCGGCGTTGGTCGCTCTCGCGGATCCCACCCGCCGGGCGCTGTTCGAGGCTCTGGCCGCGGCGCCGGCCACGGTCGGCGCGCTGGCGGCGGGCTCGTGTGTGTCCAGGTCCGCGGTCTCGCAGCATCTGAAGGTGCTTTTGGCGGCGGGTCTGGTCGCCGCGACACGGTCCGGCAGATTCCGCACGTACCGCGTACGCGACGACGGTCTGGAGACGCTGAGCGGGTACTTCGCGATGCTCCGCGAGCGGTCCGACGGCGGGCCGCCGGGAGCAGCGGGAACCGGGATTCCGTGGACGCCGCCGCGGCCCGCCGAACCCATGCGGTTCGCCGAGGCGGGAGCCGGGACGGAGAACGGTGATCGGGTCGACCGGGCTGTGTCGCGTTGGCGCGGAGCGGCGCCGGAGGACGACCCGGCTCCGTCCGCTCTCGCGGTCCGGCTGCTGTTGATCGCCCGCTATGTCAACCATTCGATGGACCGGCTCGCGGCCGACGCCGGTCTGGTGGCGACCGATGTGGTGATCCTGGGCACGCTGCGACGCGCCGATCCTCCCCGGGAGAGTTCCCCCGCCGGACTGGCTCGCCGGTCGCTGTTGTCACCGCCGGGGATGGCCAAGAGGCTCGCCCACCTGGAGAGCCTGGGATTGGTGCACCGGAGCCGGAGAGGAGGCTCCGACAGGCGTGGTGTCGTCGTCCGGCTGACCCGGGCGGGCGACCGGCTGTTGGGGGACATCGCCCGTAGGGCGGCGGGGGAGCACCACGCCGTACTGGCCTTGCCCGAGCCCGACGCCTCCCACCTGGCGGCCTTTCTGCGCCAACTGCTGCACCGCATCGAGGCCGCCTCGGGGCACGGCCGCCCGCCGGCACCGGATGTCGTCCACGGCGCGGTGGAACAAGTTCGTTGA
- a CDS encoding acyl-CoA reductase has protein sequence MSTPTTGIAPATTAPGPRAAVFHMIKGDVVTGAVHEFGSADRGFTTPALDLDALVWPRIQPPPALDVPLAEVMDVLVETGKRIAADPDGLMAEALDAAVRTGTLPRDVLERSYAALPRLFDRRSMEFQVDQELGGADVVDGWREVGDAPSGRRHRVRAFPPRLVHILAGNAPGVSALSIIRGALTKGVHLFKLPSNDLFTAPAILRAMADAAPGHPVVRSFSAVYWRGGDERVEGTLFRPQFFDKLVAWGGESALRSAQRYVGPGFELVAFDPKTSISLIGKEAFVSDKTLADAADRAATDATGMNQQACASSRFQFVEGTTDQVDRFCAALHERLGVERPTCSAVGSPLPPALREEIDGMRDIEGLYRVWGDYSGTGVVVRSEEPVDFHPDGRVVNVVRVRSLADGLRHANVATQTVGVYPSERKAEVRDGLAAAGVQRVVELGGAVGMEAGLPHDGFLPLHRFVRWVNDEG, from the coding sequence ATGAGCACCCCCACCACCGGCATCGCGCCCGCCACGACGGCGCCCGGCCCCCGCGCCGCCGTCTTCCACATGATCAAGGGTGACGTGGTCACCGGAGCCGTACACGAATTCGGGTCCGCCGACCGCGGTTTCACCACACCGGCACTCGATCTCGACGCGCTCGTGTGGCCGCGCATCCAGCCGCCGCCCGCACTCGACGTACCGCTCGCCGAGGTCATGGACGTCCTGGTCGAGACAGGCAAGCGCATCGCCGCCGACCCGGACGGTCTGATGGCCGAGGCCCTGGACGCGGCCGTCCGCACCGGTACTCTCCCCCGCGACGTCCTGGAGCGCTCGTACGCGGCACTGCCCCGGCTGTTCGACCGGCGCTCGATGGAGTTCCAGGTGGACCAGGAGCTGGGCGGCGCCGACGTGGTCGACGGCTGGCGCGAGGTCGGCGACGCACCGAGCGGCCGTCGCCACCGCGTCCGCGCCTTCCCCCCGCGGCTGGTGCACATCCTCGCCGGCAACGCCCCCGGGGTTTCCGCGCTTTCGATCATCCGCGGGGCCCTGACCAAGGGCGTCCACCTGTTCAAGCTGCCGTCCAACGACCTGTTCACCGCTCCCGCGATCCTGCGCGCCATGGCCGACGCGGCCCCCGGCCACCCGGTGGTCCGCTCGTTCAGCGCGGTCTACTGGCGTGGCGGCGACGAGCGGGTGGAGGGCACGCTCTTCCGCCCGCAGTTCTTCGACAAGCTCGTCGCCTGGGGCGGCGAGAGTGCCCTGCGCAGTGCCCAGCGCTACGTGGGGCCGGGCTTCGAACTGGTCGCGTTCGACCCGAAGACGTCGATCTCGCTCATCGGCAAGGAGGCGTTCGTCTCCGACAAGACCCTTGCCGACGCCGCCGACCGCGCCGCCACGGACGCCACCGGCATGAACCAACAGGCCTGCGCCTCCAGCCGGTTCCAGTTCGTGGAAGGCACCACCGACCAGGTGGACCGCTTCTGCGCGGCACTGCACGAACGGCTTGGCGTGGAGCGGCCGACCTGCTCGGCCGTCGGCTCCCCCCTGCCGCCCGCGTTGCGGGAGGAGATCGACGGCATGCGCGACATCGAAGGGCTGTACCGCGTGTGGGGTGACTACAGCGGTACGGGAGTCGTCGTACGCTCCGAGGAGCCGGTCGACTTCCATCCGGACGGGCGCGTGGTCAACGTCGTCCGGGTGCGCAGCCTCGCGGACGGCCTGCGCCACGCCAACGTGGCGACCCAGACCGTCGGCGTCTACCCCTCCGAACGCAAGGCGGAGGTCAGGGACGGCTTGGCGGCGGCCGGCGTACAGCGCGTCGTGGAGCTCGGCGGCGCGGTGGGGATGGAGGCAGGCCTGCCCCACGACGGGTTCCTGCCCCTGCACCGCTTCGTGCGCTGGGTGAACGACGAAGGCTGA
- a CDS encoding ABC transporter ATP-binding protein, which translates to MTGTDTAATTASAAPAESGTPVLALRGVHAGYGDTTVLRDVDLSVAPGAVVALLGANGAGKTTLLRTVCGLNRATAGSVELHGTDIARLPAHRRTALGLCHIPEGRGVFRSLTVRENLYLQAEPGRNAQAIEAAVQAFPALGKRLDSPAGTLSGGQQQMLAMAQAHVRDPKLVLVDEASLGLAPVVVDEVFAFLRQLADRGTALLLVDQFVTRVLKIATHAYVLRRGRIVYDGTPQELRSGSVFEQYIGAA; encoded by the coding sequence ATGACCGGGACGGACACCGCCGCCACGACCGCTTCCGCGGCACCCGCCGAATCCGGTACTCCGGTGCTGGCCCTGCGAGGTGTACACGCCGGCTACGGCGACACGACCGTCCTGCGGGACGTCGACCTTTCCGTCGCCCCGGGCGCGGTGGTCGCGTTGCTGGGTGCCAACGGCGCGGGCAAGACAACGCTGCTGCGGACGGTCTGCGGCCTCAACCGGGCCACGGCGGGCAGCGTCGAGCTGCACGGCACAGACATCGCACGGCTCCCGGCCCACCGGCGCACCGCGCTGGGGTTGTGCCACATCCCGGAGGGCCGCGGGGTGTTCCGCAGCCTCACCGTACGGGAGAACCTGTACCTCCAGGCCGAACCCGGCCGGAACGCCCAGGCGATCGAGGCCGCGGTGCAGGCGTTCCCCGCACTCGGGAAACGGCTCGACAGTCCCGCCGGGACGCTCAGCGGCGGCCAGCAGCAGATGCTCGCCATGGCACAGGCACACGTCCGTGATCCCAAGCTGGTGCTGGTCGACGAGGCCTCGCTCGGACTGGCACCGGTCGTGGTGGACGAGGTGTTCGCGTTCCTCCGGCAGCTCGCCGACCGCGGCACCGCGCTGCTGCTGGTCGACCAGTTCGTGACGCGCGTGCTGAAGATCGCCACACACGCGTACGTGCTGCGACGCGGGAGGATCGTCTACGACGGCACACCCCAGGAACTGCGGAGCGGCAGCGTGTTCGAGCAGTACATCGGGGCCGCGTAG
- a CDS encoding FadR/GntR family transcriptional regulator, with product MSRVSVPSPAPPPVSERNLAARTARRIERMIIERGWPVGAVLGSEASLTGQLGVGRSVLREAVRLLEAEGVARRRPGPGGGLVVTAPDADAVLGAARLFLDYRGVRIRDLCEVWVALETAAVARLAESIDAEGATRLRAVLAASGEADCPDPAEIPNIHVEMARMSGNPAAELFLRVVAQLCLDYGVRRLSVAERAWLHRRHTEIVEAVVAGDGALAQQYVRRYIERILALGGLPGRRNADGIEPTGPTGPDQAKG from the coding sequence ATGAGCAGGGTTTCCGTGCCGTCGCCCGCACCGCCGCCGGTGAGCGAGCGCAACCTGGCCGCGCGCACCGCGCGCCGCATCGAGCGGATGATCATCGAGCGGGGCTGGCCGGTCGGCGCTGTCCTGGGTTCGGAGGCGTCCCTGACCGGGCAACTGGGTGTGGGGCGCTCCGTGTTGCGCGAGGCGGTACGCCTGCTGGAGGCGGAGGGTGTGGCACGCCGCCGCCCGGGGCCGGGGGGCGGACTCGTCGTCACCGCACCGGACGCGGACGCCGTCCTCGGTGCCGCGCGCCTGTTCCTGGACTACCGCGGTGTGCGCATCCGCGACCTGTGTGAAGTCTGGGTCGCGCTGGAGACGGCCGCAGTGGCCCGCCTGGCGGAGTCGATCGATGCCGAGGGCGCGACCCGGCTGCGCGCCGTCCTGGCGGCCTCGGGAGAAGCCGACTGCCCGGATCCGGCGGAGATCCCCAACATCCACGTGGAAATGGCGCGCATGTCGGGGAATCCGGCCGCCGAGTTGTTCCTGCGGGTGGTCGCCCAACTGTGCCTGGACTACGGCGTGCGGCGACTGAGCGTGGCGGAACGAGCGTGGCTGCACCGGCGGCACACCGAGATCGTCGAGGCGGTGGTCGCGGGTGACGGCGCGCTTGCCCAGCAGTACGTGCGGCGCTACATCGAGCGCATCCTGGCGCTCGGTGGACTCCCCGGTCGCAGGAACGCCGACGGCATCGAACCGACCGGGCCGACCGGACCCGATCAAGCGAAAGGCTAG
- a CDS encoding acyl-CoA dehydrogenase family protein produces MAWDFSTEPEFQEQLDWMRGFVDTEIERLCLLWPGMDHTPPPTWLRRVIDPLKQQVRDRGLWACHLGPELGGSGYGQVKLALMNEIIGRNEWAPTIFGVQGPDTGNAEILAHYGTTEQKERYLRPLLDGEAFSCFSMTEPQAGADPRQFTTRAVRDGDSWVITGEKFFSSNAEQAAFLIVMAVTDPDADPVRGMSMFLVPGNTPGIEVVRPTVTYGEQPGGMTHPHLRYNDVRVGADAMLGGEGQAFVVAQTRLGGGRVHHSMRAVAVATRAFEMMCERALSRRVRGGPLAERQLVQDAIARSWAEIRQYRLFVMHTAWMIDNASTADVRTEIAALKNMGAKLVHDVVERAVHIHGALGVSDETPLARMWMQVPMYGIWDGPTEVHTATVARRVLRGFRPAPGLWPGEWIPGRLAEARDHHRDALAEQATWAAARDADDSVARNPGARLG; encoded by the coding sequence ATGGCATGGGATTTCTCGACCGAGCCCGAATTCCAAGAGCAACTGGACTGGATGCGCGGCTTCGTCGACACCGAGATCGAACGACTGTGCCTCCTGTGGCCGGGGATGGACCACACCCCGCCCCCAACCTGGCTGCGCAGGGTGATCGATCCGCTCAAGCAGCAGGTACGCGACCGCGGCCTGTGGGCCTGCCACCTCGGCCCGGAGCTCGGCGGGTCCGGCTACGGACAGGTGAAGTTGGCGCTGATGAACGAGATCATCGGCCGCAACGAATGGGCGCCGACCATTTTCGGCGTCCAGGGCCCCGACACCGGCAACGCGGAGATTCTGGCGCACTACGGCACCACGGAGCAGAAGGAACGCTACCTTCGTCCGCTGCTCGACGGCGAGGCCTTCTCCTGCTTCTCCATGACCGAGCCGCAGGCCGGCGCCGATCCGCGGCAGTTCACCACCCGGGCCGTACGTGACGGCGACTCGTGGGTGATCACCGGCGAGAAGTTCTTCTCCTCCAACGCCGAACAGGCCGCGTTCCTGATCGTGATGGCGGTCACCGACCCCGATGCCGATCCGGTACGCGGCATGTCGATGTTCCTCGTCCCGGGGAACACACCGGGCATCGAGGTGGTACGTCCCACCGTCACCTACGGCGAGCAACCGGGCGGCATGACCCACCCGCACCTGCGCTACAACGACGTGCGCGTGGGCGCGGACGCGATGCTCGGCGGGGAGGGCCAGGCGTTCGTCGTCGCGCAGACCAGGCTGGGCGGCGGGCGCGTGCACCATTCCATGCGTGCGGTGGCGGTGGCCACCCGCGCCTTCGAGATGATGTGCGAGCGCGCGCTCAGCCGCCGGGTGCGCGGCGGGCCACTGGCCGAGCGGCAACTCGTGCAGGACGCGATCGCCCGTTCCTGGGCCGAGATCCGCCAGTACCGGCTGTTCGTGATGCACACCGCGTGGATGATCGACAACGCGAGCACAGCCGACGTGCGGACCGAGATCGCGGCGTTGAAGAACATGGGTGCCAAGCTTGTGCACGACGTGGTCGAGCGGGCCGTGCACATCCACGGCGCGCTGGGGGTCTCCGACGAGACGCCCTTGGCCCGGATGTGGATGCAGGTCCCGATGTACGGCATTTGGGATGGTCCCACCGAGGTGCACACCGCCACGGTCGCACGCCGCGTGCTGCGCGGCTTCCGCCCCGCCCCCGGCCTCTGGCCCGGCGAATGGATCCCCGGCCGACTGGCCGAGGCCCGGGACCACCACCGGGACGCGTTGGCCGAGCAGGCGACGTGGGCGGCGGCGCGGGACGCGGACGACAGCGTCGCCCGAAATCCCGGAGCCCGGCTCGGCTGA
- a CDS encoding SDR family NAD(P)-dependent oxidoreductase, with product MENHRSAAAIFDLTDNVALVTGGSRGLGREMVLAFAEAGADVVIASRKLAACEELAHQVRETTGRRALAVACHVAYWDDIDRMVDTVYEHFGRVDVLVNNAGMSPLYEDVSNVGEDLYDKVFGVNLKGPFRLMAQVGSRMAAGDGGSILNISSIGAVHPNKDVIPYAAAKVGLNSMTASFAQAFGPSVRVNAIMPGGFFTDVSAAWDREAFDAHAARTFALGRGGEPHEIVGAALYFASDASSYTTGAVLAVDGGVPA from the coding sequence ATGGAAAACCACCGCAGTGCGGCTGCCATCTTCGATCTCACCGACAACGTGGCCCTGGTCACCGGGGGAAGCAGGGGACTGGGCCGGGAGATGGTGCTGGCCTTCGCCGAGGCGGGCGCCGACGTGGTGATCGCCAGTCGCAAGCTCGCCGCGTGCGAGGAACTGGCGCACCAGGTACGCGAGACGACCGGCCGCCGGGCGCTCGCCGTCGCCTGCCATGTGGCGTACTGGGACGACATCGACCGCATGGTCGACACCGTCTACGAGCACTTCGGGCGGGTGGACGTGCTGGTGAACAACGCCGGGATGTCGCCCCTGTACGAGGACGTGTCGAACGTCGGCGAAGACCTGTACGACAAGGTCTTCGGAGTCAACCTCAAGGGGCCTTTCCGGCTGATGGCCCAGGTGGGCAGCCGGATGGCGGCGGGTGACGGCGGCTCCATCCTCAACATCAGCAGCATCGGGGCGGTGCACCCCAACAAGGACGTCATCCCGTACGCGGCGGCCAAAGTCGGACTGAACAGCATGACGGCGTCATTCGCCCAGGCCTTCGGGCCGTCGGTGCGGGTGAACGCCATCATGCCCGGCGGGTTCTTCACCGACGTGAGCGCGGCTTGGGACCGCGAGGCGTTCGACGCGCACGCCGCGCGGACCTTCGCGCTGGGGCGCGGCGGGGAACCGCACGAAATCGTCGGCGCTGCCCTGTACTTCGCGTCCGACGCGTCCAGTTACACCACCGGTGCGGTGCTCGCGGTGGACGGCGGTGTCCCGGCCTGA